CAACGCCCTCACCCGGGACCAGATCGCCCGCTTCTACAAGAAGCACTACGACCCCACGCACCTCGTCGTCGCCGCCGCGGGCAACGTCGACCACGCCACCGTCGTCCGCCTGGTCCGCCGCGCCTTCGACAAGGCCGGCGCCCTCGGCCGCTCGGACGCCGCCCCGGTCGCCCCGCGCGACGGGAGCCGCGCGATCCGCACGGCCGGCCGCGTCGAGCTGGTGGGCCGCAGGACCGAGCAGGCGCACGTCGTCCTCGGGATGCCCGGCCTCGCCCGCACCGACGACCGCCGCTGGGCGCTCGGCGTGCTGAACACCGCCCTGGGCGGCGGCATGTCGTCCCGCCTCTTCCAGGAGGTCCGCGAGAAGCGCGGCCTGGCCTACAGCGTGTACTCGTACACCTCGGGCTTCGCCGACTGCGGCCTGTTCGGCGTGTACGCGGGCTGCCGTCCGAGCCAGGTCCACGACGTCCTGCGGATCTGCCGCGACGAGCTCGACCTCGTCGCCCGCGAGGGCCTCACCGACGACGAGGTCCACCGCGCCGTCGGCCAGCTCTCCGGCTCGACCGTCCTCGGCCTGGAGGACACCGGCGCCCTGATGAACCGCATCGGCAAGAGCGAGCTGTGCTGGGGCGACCAGATGTCGGTCGACGACATGCTCGCCCGCATCGCGGCGGTCACCCCGGACGACGTCCGCGCGGTGGCGTCCGAGCTCCTCGGACAGCGGCCCTCGCTCGCGGTGATCGGCCCGCTCAAGGACAAGCAGGCGGACCGCCTCCACGCGGTCGTCTCCTGAACCGACCCCCCGCCGCAACCCGTAAGGAAGCAAGCATGAGCAAGCTGCGCGTGGCCGTCCTCGGCGCCAAGGGCCGCATCGGCTCCGAGGCGGTACGAGCCGTGGAGGCCGCGGACGACATGGAGCTCGTCGCGGCCCTCGGCCGGGGCGACTCGCTGGACGCGCTCATCGAGTCCGGCGCCCAGGTCGCCGTCGAACTGACCACGCCGGAC
This portion of the Streptomyces changanensis genome encodes:
- a CDS encoding M16 family metallopeptidase, with translation MTSRSSKATARTSSEARAVARTQTLLPGRDGIGTVRRTTLPGGLRVVTETLPSVRSATFGIWAHVGSRDETPTLNGATHYLEHLLFKGTRGRSALDISSAVDAVGGEMNAFTAKEYTCYYARVLDTDLPLAIDVVCDMLTGSLIREEDVDAERGVILEEIAMTEDDPGDVVHDLFARTMFGDTPLGRPVLGTVDTINALTRDQIARFYKKHYDPTHLVVAAAGNVDHATVVRLVRRAFDKAGALGRSDAAPVAPRDGSRAIRTAGRVELVGRRTEQAHVVLGMPGLARTDDRRWALGVLNTALGGGMSSRLFQEVREKRGLAYSVYSYTSGFADCGLFGVYAGCRPSQVHDVLRICRDELDLVAREGLTDDEVHRAVGQLSGSTVLGLEDTGALMNRIGKSELCWGDQMSVDDMLARIAAVTPDDVRAVASELLGQRPSLAVIGPLKDKQADRLHAVVS